One genomic window of Canis lupus baileyi chromosome 24, mCanLup2.hap1, whole genome shotgun sequence includes the following:
- the HJURP gene encoding Holliday junction recognition protein isoform X2 yields MEGQLRAEDRLLRQLRDSRCRFQRHMQQLIEKYNQPFEDAPLVQMSTLTYETPQGLRIWGGGLVKETNKGQIQDSLVEWVSRSGSSPEGASAQCPRLPLSCAQGLGADSNNNDDASFYQEDVIAGSFMPAAPWSPSKNELRRKYLTQVDILLQDEGWSEGTDGDGEDAHVTLIPSSALPATPAHGCCDVSGESPGDPVEPASCPRECDPSRPCSADLALVPRSDSLWLHGAGGSSFSSSPPLEADNICDVTISDLYAGMLHSMSRLLSTKPSCIISTKTSFIAHSWNSRRRHKCKSRMNRTRCRGAGPSRRGPQDRLPPCSEPGKNREVLRDCENVLDASGQKADLKMEKAFPKVNKLKVCKLDPSWREFKGLRSLMSQRSSSMTYGDARAVRRLDRENRFMALKWLISPVKILSRPGVLPGKGGNHYRQIEIKFDKLHQEYCPSPGKQPCLTAPPGPSAVAMYRGDPASPRGPQALEIRSLSGLFCRAEAKRSNEAFEDLGEGAIGAGRRLQRRSSPPSLPETSSTQSLSRSEQTLDLLSQGNNLGILGKSLSPSRTSSVAGVLPLSCGRDRYSEIKEKFDKLHREYCQKSPKRTQAPLCIGAPPERSSVEAPYPKGGILEKLKPDFGFQGPPKLSASPQRSRESTPGSTTLECFMFTARRAHQSPPKRRQLSDSLLYGQWASSPDSSRVVGQATLRPGESPALASPPGKRRKEHLFQDGREK; encoded by the exons TACAACCAGCCCTTCGAGGATGCCCCGCTGGTGCAGATGTCCACGCTGACCTATGAGACACCCCAGG gaTTGAGAATTTGGGGAGGAGGACTGGTAAAGGAGACAAACAAAGGACAAATCCAG GACTCCCTGGTGGAGTGGGTCAGCCGGAGCGGCAGCAGCCCCGAGGGAGCCAGCGCCCAATGCCCGAGGCTTCCCCTGTCCTGCGCACAAGGCCTGGGAGCGG ATTCAAACAACAATGATGATGCGTCTTTCTATCAGGAAGATGTGATTGCTGGGTCCTTCATG CCTGCAGCGCCTTGGAGCCCTTCGAAAAATGAGTTAAGGAGGAAATACTTGACCCAAGTGGATATACTGCTGCAGGACGAAGGCTGGTCAGAG GGCACTGATGGAGATGGAGAGGACGCCCATGTGACGCTGATCCCTTCATCAGCCTTACCTGCCACACCTGCCCATG GGTGCTGTGACGTGTCTGGAGAGAGTCCTGGCGACCCAGTTGAGCCAGCTTCATGTCCCAGAGAGTGTGATCCTTCACGCCCCTGCTCGGCAGACCTGGCCCTGGTGCCTAGAAGCGACAGTCTCTGGCTACACGGGGCCGGGGGGAGCAGCTTCTCAAGCAGCCCACCCCTTGAGGCTGACAACATCTGTGACGTGACGATCAGCGACCTGTACGCAGGCATGCTGCACTCCATGAGCCggctgctgagcacaaagccgtCGTGCATCATCTCCACCAAAACCTCGTTCATCGCTCACAGCTGGAACTCCAGGCGGAGGCACAAGTGTAAGAGCAGAATGAACAGGACGCGTTGCCGGGGAGCCGGGCCCTCTCGGAGGGGTCCCCAGGACAGACTCCCTCCCTGTTCTGAGCCAGGGAAGAATAGGGAAGTGTTAAGAGATTGTGAGAACGTACTAGATGCTTCTGGCCAGAAAGcagatttaaaaatggaaaaagcttTTCCTAAAGTAAACAAACTCAAGGTCTGCAAATTAGATCCAAGTTGGAGGGAGTTTAAGGGGCTAAGAAGTTTAATGTCCCAGAGGAGTTCTTCGATGACTTACGGAGATGCCAGGGCAGTGCGTCGTCTTGATCGGGAAAATAGATTCATGgcattaaaatggttaatttctCCTGTAAAAATCCTTTCCAGACCAGGAGTACTGCCAGGCAAGGGAGGGAATCATTACAGGCAAATTGAAATCAAATTTGATAAGCTTCATCAGGAATATTGCCCCAGCCCCGGGAAGCAGCCCTGCCTGACTGCCCCCCCAGGACCCTCGGCTGTGGCCATGTACAGGGGTGACCCAGCGAGCCCTCGCGGCCCCCAGGCCTTAGAAATCCGCAGTCTCAGCGGGCTTTTCTGCAGAGCCGAAGCCAAGAGGTCAAATGAGGCTTTTGAGGACCTGGGTGAAGGAGCTATTGGAGCAGGGAGACGCCTGCAGAGGAGGAGCTCCCCTCCCTCGCTTCCAGAGACCAGCTCCACGCAGAGTCTCAGCCGCTCTGAGCAGACGCTGGACCTTCTTTCTCAAGGAAACAATCTTGGAATACTTGGAAAGTCACTATCCCCCAGCAGAACTAGCTCAGTAGCAGGGGTACTGCCTCTAAGCTGCGGAAGGGATCGTTAcagtgaaattaaagaaaaatttgacaaGCTTCATCGAGAGTATTGCCAGAAATCGCCGAAGCGGACCCAGGCGCCTTTATGTATCGGAGCACCTCCAGAGAGATCAAGTGTGGAAGCCCCGTATCCAAAAGGAGGcatcttagaaaaattaaaaccagactTTGGCTTCCAGGGTCCCCCAAAGCTGTCAGCATCACCCCAGCGGAGCAGAGAAAGCACGCCGGGCTCAACCACACTCGAGTGCTTCATGTTCACGGCCAGGAGGGCCCACCAGTCCCCTCCAAAGAGACGCCAgttatcagactccctgctgtatGGACAGTGGGCCAGTTCCCCGGATTCGTCGCGTGTGGTGGGCCAGGCCACCCTGAGGCCGGGCGAGAGCCCAGCCCTCGCCAGCCCCCCTGGGAAAAGAAG gaaagaaCACCTCTTTCAAGATGGAAGAGAAAAGTGA
- the HJURP gene encoding Holliday junction recognition protein isoform X1 — protein sequence MEGQLRAEDRLLRQLRDSRCRFQRHMQQLIEKYNQPFEDAPLVQMSTLTYETPQGLRIWGGGLVKETNKGQIQDSLVEWVSRSGSSPEGASAQCPRLPLSCAQGLGADSNNNDDASFYQEDVIAGSFMPAAPWSPSKNELRRKYLTQVDILLQDEGWSEGTDGDGEDAHVTLIPSSALPATPAHGCCDVSGESPGDPVEPASCPRECDPSRPCSADLALVPRSDSLWLHGAGGSSFSSSPPLEADNICDVTISDLYAGMLHSMSRLLSTKPSCIISTKTSFIAHSWNSRRRHKCKSRMNRTRCRGAGPSRRGPQDRLPPCSEPGKNREVLRDCENVLDASGQKADLKMEKAFPKVNKLKVCKLDPSWREFKGLRSLMSQRSSSMTYGDARAVRRLDRENRFMALKWLISPVKILSRPGVLPGKGGNHYRQIEIKFDKLHQEYCPSPGKQPCLTAPPGPSAVAMYRGDPASPRGPQALEIRSLSGLFCRAEAKRSNEAFEDLGEGAIGAGRRLQRRSSPPSLPETSSTQSLSRSEQTLDLLSQGNNLGILGKSLSPSRTSSVAGVLPLSCGRDRYSEIKEKFDKLHREYCQKSPKRTQAPLCIGAPPERSSVEAPYPKGGILEKLKPDFGFQGPPKLSASPQRSRESTPGSTTLECFMFTARRAHQSPPKRRQLSDSLLYGQWASSPDSSRVVGQATLRPGESPALASPPGKRREAWRRGEHCTSRRVVHLFHMSARLSSVHFSVSPGQDSDT from the exons TACAACCAGCCCTTCGAGGATGCCCCGCTGGTGCAGATGTCCACGCTGACCTATGAGACACCCCAGG gaTTGAGAATTTGGGGAGGAGGACTGGTAAAGGAGACAAACAAAGGACAAATCCAG GACTCCCTGGTGGAGTGGGTCAGCCGGAGCGGCAGCAGCCCCGAGGGAGCCAGCGCCCAATGCCCGAGGCTTCCCCTGTCCTGCGCACAAGGCCTGGGAGCGG ATTCAAACAACAATGATGATGCGTCTTTCTATCAGGAAGATGTGATTGCTGGGTCCTTCATG CCTGCAGCGCCTTGGAGCCCTTCGAAAAATGAGTTAAGGAGGAAATACTTGACCCAAGTGGATATACTGCTGCAGGACGAAGGCTGGTCAGAG GGCACTGATGGAGATGGAGAGGACGCCCATGTGACGCTGATCCCTTCATCAGCCTTACCTGCCACACCTGCCCATG GGTGCTGTGACGTGTCTGGAGAGAGTCCTGGCGACCCAGTTGAGCCAGCTTCATGTCCCAGAGAGTGTGATCCTTCACGCCCCTGCTCGGCAGACCTGGCCCTGGTGCCTAGAAGCGACAGTCTCTGGCTACACGGGGCCGGGGGGAGCAGCTTCTCAAGCAGCCCACCCCTTGAGGCTGACAACATCTGTGACGTGACGATCAGCGACCTGTACGCAGGCATGCTGCACTCCATGAGCCggctgctgagcacaaagccgtCGTGCATCATCTCCACCAAAACCTCGTTCATCGCTCACAGCTGGAACTCCAGGCGGAGGCACAAGTGTAAGAGCAGAATGAACAGGACGCGTTGCCGGGGAGCCGGGCCCTCTCGGAGGGGTCCCCAGGACAGACTCCCTCCCTGTTCTGAGCCAGGGAAGAATAGGGAAGTGTTAAGAGATTGTGAGAACGTACTAGATGCTTCTGGCCAGAAAGcagatttaaaaatggaaaaagcttTTCCTAAAGTAAACAAACTCAAGGTCTGCAAATTAGATCCAAGTTGGAGGGAGTTTAAGGGGCTAAGAAGTTTAATGTCCCAGAGGAGTTCTTCGATGACTTACGGAGATGCCAGGGCAGTGCGTCGTCTTGATCGGGAAAATAGATTCATGgcattaaaatggttaatttctCCTGTAAAAATCCTTTCCAGACCAGGAGTACTGCCAGGCAAGGGAGGGAATCATTACAGGCAAATTGAAATCAAATTTGATAAGCTTCATCAGGAATATTGCCCCAGCCCCGGGAAGCAGCCCTGCCTGACTGCCCCCCCAGGACCCTCGGCTGTGGCCATGTACAGGGGTGACCCAGCGAGCCCTCGCGGCCCCCAGGCCTTAGAAATCCGCAGTCTCAGCGGGCTTTTCTGCAGAGCCGAAGCCAAGAGGTCAAATGAGGCTTTTGAGGACCTGGGTGAAGGAGCTATTGGAGCAGGGAGACGCCTGCAGAGGAGGAGCTCCCCTCCCTCGCTTCCAGAGACCAGCTCCACGCAGAGTCTCAGCCGCTCTGAGCAGACGCTGGACCTTCTTTCTCAAGGAAACAATCTTGGAATACTTGGAAAGTCACTATCCCCCAGCAGAACTAGCTCAGTAGCAGGGGTACTGCCTCTAAGCTGCGGAAGGGATCGTTAcagtgaaattaaagaaaaatttgacaaGCTTCATCGAGAGTATTGCCAGAAATCGCCGAAGCGGACCCAGGCGCCTTTATGTATCGGAGCACCTCCAGAGAGATCAAGTGTGGAAGCCCCGTATCCAAAAGGAGGcatcttagaaaaattaaaaccagactTTGGCTTCCAGGGTCCCCCAAAGCTGTCAGCATCACCCCAGCGGAGCAGAGAAAGCACGCCGGGCTCAACCACACTCGAGTGCTTCATGTTCACGGCCAGGAGGGCCCACCAGTCCCCTCCAAAGAGACGCCAgttatcagactccctgctgtatGGACAGTGGGCCAGTTCCCCGGATTCGTCGCGTGTGGTGGGCCAGGCCACCCTGAGGCCGGGCGAGAGCCCAGCCCTCGCCAGCCCCCCTGGGAAAAGAAG AGAAGCTTGGCGGAGGGGGGAGCATTGCACATCACGGCGGGTTGTTCACCTGTTTCACATGAGCGCCAGGCTTTCCAGCGTGCACTTCAGTGTATCCCCAGGCCAGGATTCAGACACGTGA